In the Agrococcus sp. Marseille-Q4369 genome, one interval contains:
- a CDS encoding TetR/AcrR family transcriptional regulator, which yields MSLPRTGPVRSEAARIAILDATAALFAERGYEHLTIEGVAARAGVGKQTIYRWWRSKGALVAECLLEGLLFDDRLALPDTGDVRADMQAWLTTVFAVIDAEPGLVLSLLAAAAEHPEVGARLRDSLTGSASISGRLDAAIGTTTGLRPGVATEQLAEALIGAVVLRALSRTSSTADDAARLVDLLIGRASDDAVSPS from the coding sequence ATGTCCCTCCCCCGCACGGGTCCCGTCCGCAGCGAGGCCGCCCGCATCGCGATCCTCGACGCGACCGCGGCGCTCTTCGCCGAGCGCGGCTACGAGCACCTCACGATCGAGGGCGTCGCCGCGCGCGCCGGCGTCGGCAAGCAGACGATCTACCGCTGGTGGCGCTCGAAGGGCGCACTCGTCGCGGAGTGCCTGCTCGAGGGGCTGCTGTTCGACGACCGGCTCGCGCTGCCCGACACGGGCGACGTGCGCGCCGACATGCAGGCGTGGCTCACCACGGTCTTCGCGGTGATCGATGCTGAGCCGGGCCTCGTGCTCTCGCTGCTCGCGGCCGCCGCCGAGCACCCGGAGGTGGGCGCGCGCCTGCGTGACAGCCTCACGGGCTCCGCTTCGATCTCGGGCCGCCTCGACGCGGCGATCGGCACCACGACGGGCCTGCGGCCGGGCGTCGCGACCGAGCAGCTCGCGGAGGCGCTCATCGGCGCGGTCGTGCTGCGCGCCCTCAGCCGCACCTCGTCGACCGCCGACGACGCCGCGCGGCTCGTCGACCTGCTCATCGGGCGTGCGTCCGACGACGCCGTGTCGCCGAGCTGA